A window of the Henckelia pumila isolate YLH828 chromosome 3, ASM3356847v2, whole genome shotgun sequence genome harbors these coding sequences:
- the LOC140887386 gene encoding protein SEMI-ROLLED LEAF 2, producing MGVISRKLFPACESMCVCCPALRSRSRQPVKRYKKLLAEIFPKSPAGHPNDRKIAKLCEYAVKNPFRIPKIAKYLEERCYKELRNGHLIFVSVVAETYNKLLQVCTEQVAYFAVNLLNVINELLDDAKQDDVLIIGCQTLPTFIYRQVDGTYSRNIENLVEKVCLLAHKSDDVHQKHKLRAASLQCLSAMVWFMAEFSQIFVNLDKIVHVILDNFEMEQNEEDDEGRNAHHYWVDEVSRCEGRVAPGVGGDLSPSHTIIRARPEKKDPSLLTRDEVEMPKIWAQICIQRLVELAKESTTMRLVLDPMLIYFDNGRHWGPNNGLALNVLSDMSYFVESPGNQQSILAGVVRHLDHKNIAHDPHTKCHVIMTATCLARQIRSEYFISDMGFVSDLCRHLRKSCQATAESVGEQELNLNTALQTSTENCLWEIVRGVVDVRPLFDVMTITLEKLPPVKAVAHAALSSMIILAHVISLASIPIHSQKAFPEALLVQLLKVMLHSDVEIRVGGHQIFCILLTPSFTHARNGIFNHPRRWQSKNASTFASITTLLKRLRGEKYGTKVNQGSEKDDFKHLDEVDEEWKHGWSHKNSPNIHIFSSLFDRANRPASLPETEQSFLHCNEDQIAQLLSALWIQLNLPNNLPANVEAIAHSFYLILVSSYLKNPNNTSVLRFFQLPMSLRKLSLDSNNGSLSPAYQRLLLVLSTAMLMFAAKLYHVADSHDLFNMLLENDVDPFIGISDDYQVYLKPQVEVKDYGSASDNDEASTVLTKLRDKAYESDKLVYGMLFESLSSITKFGAEDIANQLSEEFVPEEAFMFGHKSILDIDYIQTAAHSKGSPSFDGEFSANSLVDDDTVSISSVADISRFVPKAPPSASPSMSHIVSIGKLLESALEVAGQVAGASVSTSPLPYSAMTNQCEAFGTDTRKKLSNWLIHDNLYAKASDTLLPSFPANGLSAVDKISSYEHHQGATQPMNPWLALKLPPASPFDNFLKAARG from the exons ATGGGTGTTATTTCCCGCAAGTTATTCCCGGCCTGTGAGAGCATGTGTGTGTGCTGCCCTGCTCTAAGGTCAAGGTCTCGGCAGCCTGTTAAGCGGTACAAGAAATTGCTTGCTGAGATATTTCCTAAATCACCT GCTGGCCATCCAAATGACCGGAAAATTGCAAAGTTATGTGAATATGCTGTCAAAAATCCATTCCGAATTCCAAAG ATTGCTAAATATCTCGAAGAAAGGTGTTATAAAGAACTGCGAAATGGTCACCTTATTTTTGTCAGTGTCGTTGCGGAAACATACAACAAATTACTTCAAGTTTGTACCGAGCAAGT AGCATATTTTGCTGTTAATTTGTTGAATGTTATAAATGAACTGCTGGATGATGCTAAACAAGACGATGTCCTAATAATTGGATGCCAAACATTGCCTACTTTTATATACCGTCAG GTAGATGGAACTTACTCtcgtaatattgaaaatttggtgGAAAAAGTATGCTTGCTGGCTCATAAGAGTGATGATGTGCATCAAAAGCACAAGTTGAGGGCAGCGAGCTTGCAGTGCCTTTCTGCCATG GTCTGGTTCATGGCAGAGTTCTCTCAGATATTTGTTAATCTCGACAAG ATTGTGCACGTTATTCTTGATAACTTTGAGATGGAACAAAATGAGGAAGATGATGAGGGAAGGAATGCACATCATTATTGGGTGGATGAGGTGTCAAGATGTGAGGGAAGAGTTGCTCCTGGAGTTGGTGGCGACTTGAGTCCTAGTCACACAATCATAAGAGCACGACCAGAGAAGAAAGATCCTTCTCTGCTAACAAG AGATGAGGTTGAGATGCCAAAAATATGGGCACAAATATGCATTCAGAGGTTGGTTGAACTGGCCAAGGAGAGTACGACAATGCGGCTAGTATTGGATCCAATGTTAATTTATTTTGACAATGGGAGGCACTGGGGACCGAATAATGGTTTGGCACTCAATGTTCTTTCCGATATGTCTTACTTCGTGGAAAGTCCAG ggAATCAACAATCTATTTTAGCTGGTGTGGTTCGACATTTAGACCATAAGAACATAGCACATGATCCCCATACCAAGTGCCACGTTATCATGACTGCCACCTGTTTGGCTCGTCAAATAAGATCAGAATATTTTATTTCTGATATGGGGTTTGTTAGTGACCTCTGCCGACACCTGCGCAAAAGCTGTCAAGCAACAGCTGAATCAGTTGGAGAGCAAGAGCTGAACTTGAATACTGCGCTTCAGACTTCCACAGAAAATTGCTTGTGGGAAATCGTGAGAGGG GTCGTTGATGTGCGGCCTTTGTTCGATGTCATGACAATCACACTGGAGAAGCTTCCACCAGTAAAAGCTGTTGCACATGCTGCTCTTTCATCAATGATAATCCTTGCTCATGTGATTTCCTTAGCATCTATACCTATTCACTCACAGAAG GCATTCCCAGAGGCACTTCTTGTTCAACTTTTGAAAGTCATGTTGCATTCGGATGTGGAAATACGTGTCGGAGGGCATCAAATATTTTGTATTCTTCTCACTCCGAGTTTTACCCATGCAAGAAATGGTATTTTTAATCATCCTAGGAGATGGCAGTCCAAAAATGCATCAACATTTGCCTCAATTACTACCCTTCTGAAGAGGCTCCGTGGAGAAAAGTACGGTACTAAAGTGAATCAAGGAAGTGAAAAGGATGATTTTAAGCATTTGGATGAAGTTGATGAGGAGTGGAAGCATGGGTGGTCCCACAAGAATTCTCccaatattcatattttcagcAGCCTTTTTGACCGGGCCAATAGACCAGCGAGCTTGCCTGAGACT GAACAATCTTTTTTGCACTGCAACGAGGATCAAATAGCACAATTGCTATCTGCTTTATGGATACAGCTTAATCTTCCGAATAATCTACCGGCAAATGTTGAAGCCATAGCTCATTCCTTTTATTTAATACTCGTTTCTTCATATCTCAAG AACCCCAACAATACGTCAGTACTCCGATTCTTTCAGCTTCCCATGTCTCTCCGAAAGTTGTCCTTGGACTCCAATAATG GTTCTTTATCTCCTGCATACCAGCGATTGCTTCTTGTATTGTCAACTGCAATGTTGATGTTTGCTGCAAAGTTGTATCACGTTGCTGACTCACACGATTTATTTAACATGTTACTTGAGAATGAT GTTGATCCGTTTATTGGCATCAGTGATGACTATCAAGTTTATCTAAAGCCGCAAGTTGAAGTGAAAGATTATGGTTCTGCTTCAGACAATGACGAAGCTTCAACTGTTCTCACTAAACTGCGGGACAAAGCCTACGAATCCGACAAACTTGTTTATGGCATGTTATTCGAAAGTTTATCGAGCATTACAAAG TTTGGGGCCGAGGATATAGCCAATCAACTATCTGAAGAATTTGTACCTGAAGAAGCTTTTATGTTTGGCCACAAATCAATACTCGACATAGATTACATCCAAACAGCTGCACACTCCAAGGGATCACCATCCTTTGACGGG GAATTTTCTGCAAATTCCTTGGTTGATGATGACACTGTTAGCATATCATCAGTTGCTGATATATCTCGCTTCGTCCCCAAGGCACCACCATCTGCATCTCCGTCGATGTCTCATATTGTCAGCATTGGAAAATTACTTGAATCG GCACTCGAGGTTGCTGGTCAAGTAGCCGGAGCATCTGTCTCCACCTCGCCACTTCCATACAGCGCTATGACCAATCAATGTGAAGCCTTTGGTACCGACAcacggaaaaagctttctaatTGGTTGATCCATGATAATCTGTACGCCAAAGCCAGTGATACATTGCTTCCATCTTTTCCGGCAAATGGATTGTCAGCAGTTGACAAG ATATCGAGCTATGAACACCATCAAGGTGCTACCCAACCGATGAACCCATGGTTGGCTCTCAAGTTACCTCCTGCCAGCCCATTCGACAATTTCCTCAAAGCTGCTCGTGGCTAA